ATTGAGTCTTAAGTTGTTGAGCTGTAGGTTTTTTCTGATTGTCTATAGAGTGTTCTTCCAGAATAGTCATCAGCCATTCCGCTTTGTCCTGTTCCATTTCAACCTTTACAATATTGGTTTTTAAATGAAATGTAAGAAGCGTATATGTACCAGAATATTTCTTTTTATTTTTTACGCGATTCTCAGCGATTACATTTTTGGTTAAAAAGACAACTTTTGAATTGGCCTTAAATTTAAAATCTTCATCCTCCAGTAAGCTATCGTGAATATAATCGGGATGAATGGTTGTTCTCGGAATTTTAAAATCAAACCATTCCTGAAGGGGAAGTTCAAAGTTGATTCCGTGCATATAGTTGAACAAAGATTTTTTTAAACCTGAACTAAATTTATCATGATTGATTCCGGTCTTGTCTGTAAAATCGATATCATTATTAGCAAATAGGATTTCCTGTTTGATTGGAGTAACTCCAAACTCTTCTGGGTTCAATCCAACAGGCGAATGGGCGGTCATGGCGAACTGATGCCAAAAACCACTTTGTAAAATTCCCATTTCAAATAACTGACGAATCATTTCCATGGAGTCAATCGTTTCCTGAATGGTTTGTGTTGGGTAGCCATACATCAAGTAAGCATGGATCATAACTCCGGCTTCTGTAAAATTTCTTGTCACTTTTGCAACTTGTTCCACAGAAATTCCTTTATCAATTAATTTTAATAAACGATCACTGGCTACTTCCAATCCACCGGAAACGGCAACACAACCTGAAAGCTTTAATAAATAGCATAAATCGCGGGTGAAGCTTTTTTCAAAACGAATATTAGTCCACCACGTAACCACGAGATTTCTACGAAGAATTTCAAGGGCAACTTCTCTCATTAAGGCTGGTGGCGCAGCTTCATCTACAAAATGGAAGCCGGTTTCACCTGTTGTCTTAATAAGTTCTTCCATTCTGTCAACCAGAATTTTGGCGGAGATAGGTTCGTAGATTTTAATGTAATCTAAAGAAATATCACAAAAAGTACATTTTCCCCAATAACATCCGTGAGCCATGGTTAGCTTATTCCATCTTCCATCACTCCATAAACTGTGCATTGGATTGGCAATCTCAATAACTGAAATATATTGATCCAGCCTTAGATCCGTATAATCCGGAGTACCAATATCTGCCTGCTTATAATCATGTCTTTTGGTGGTGTTTTTATAAACAACTTCATGATTTTCAATTAAAAATGTTCTCTTATATTCAGATTCTTTGTTGTGTTCAGGGTGACAAACATTTTCACACAAAAGTTCAAGAGGAAGTTCACCATCATCCAACGTTATAAAATCAAAAAATTCAAATACTCTTTGATCTTTGATTTCTCTTAATTCTGTATTGGGAAAACCACCACCCATTGCAATTTTAATGTGTGGAAAATTTTTCTTTATAAACTGTGCACATCTGAATGCTGAATATAAATTACCAGGAAAAGGAATCGAAAAACAAACTAATTTAGGCTGAATCGTTTTTATTTTTCCACGAAGAATGGTTAAAGTAAAATCATCGATAAATGTTTGATGATCAGATAACTTTGAGTATAACTCATCAAAGGAATTAGCACTTTTACCAAGACGTTCCGCATATCTGCTGAATCCGAAATCAGCATCAATATTTTCAACAATATAATCTGAAATATCTTCCAGATATAACGTTGAAAGATGCTTTGCTTTATCTTGAAGTCCCATATTTCCAAAAGCAAATTCCATATCGTCCAATTGGTTGAAACGGGAAGCTTCCGGAAGAAAATTCATGCTGCAGATCTGTCTTGCCAGCGTTGGGCTTTTCCCTTGTAAAAAAGGAATAACCTGATCGATGGTTTTTAAATATTCTTCTCTTAGTGCATAAATTCTCTGAGAGTTTTCAGAAATATTCTGAAGGTCAACTTCTTTATTGAAAACCTTTTGCAGTCCACCTTTTGAAAATAGCTCCAAAATAACATCTATTCCCAAATCGATCTGATAACTGGAAATATTTTTAGTATTTAAAAACCCTTTAATATAAGCTGTTGCCGGATAAGGAGTATTAAGTTGGGTAAAGGGCGGAGTAATAAGAAGTAGGTCTTTCAACAGAAATTTTTTGCAAAGTTATTCTAAAGTTTTTTTAGAAAAAAATTTTTTGCTCTGATTATAAACAGGGTTGAAATAATACCTTCCTACTTTAAATTATTCTATCACAGGTCTCACAGATTTTGCAGATCATCATATAGTGTTAGAGTACTATTACATAATGAAAAATTCGTGCATTCGTGGCAAAAATATCTGCCACGAATGCACGAATTAAATAGCCTAGGTGTACAAATTTTCAAGTAAGCTATTTGGATTTTGTTTTGACACAAAGTTTTTTATAACTAAGCTGAATATTTCAAGGAAGCAAAAGATGGAATCAATTTCATTGATTCTAATTAAGCGAGCGCATAGTCATACAGCTTCTTCAAAGACGAAGTCGGTTACTTAGCTCTCTAAAATAAAGCATTAGAATCATTTTAGCTTTACGTTTTTAAAAAACTATAAAAATAAAGAATTATTTAAATACAGTATCAGCAGGGTTACTACTGATGAAATTAAGAAAAGATTCCTCGTCGAAATATCCATTTTCATCTATAA
This is a stretch of genomic DNA from Chryseobacterium tructae. It encodes these proteins:
- a CDS encoding B12-binding domain-containing radical SAM protein, with the translated sequence MKDLLLITPPFTQLNTPYPATAYIKGFLNTKNISSYQIDLGIDVILELFSKGGLQKVFNKEVDLQNISENSQRIYALREEYLKTIDQVIPFLQGKSPTLARQICSMNFLPEASRFNQLDDMEFAFGNMGLQDKAKHLSTLYLEDISDYIVENIDADFGFSRYAERLGKSANSFDELYSKLSDHQTFIDDFTLTILRGKIKTIQPKLVCFSIPFPGNLYSAFRCAQFIKKNFPHIKIAMGGGFPNTELREIKDQRVFEFFDFITLDDGELPLELLCENVCHPEHNKESEYKRTFLIENHEVVYKNTTKRHDYKQADIGTPDYTDLRLDQYISVIEIANPMHSLWSDGRWNKLTMAHGCYWGKCTFCDISLDYIKIYEPISAKILVDRMEELIKTTGETGFHFVDEAAPPALMREVALEILRRNLVVTWWTNIRFEKSFTRDLCYLLKLSGCVAVSGGLEVASDRLLKLIDKGISVEQVAKVTRNFTEAGVMIHAYLMYGYPTQTIQETIDSMEMIRQLFEMGILQSGFWHQFAMTAHSPVGLNPEEFGVTPIKQEILFANNDIDFTDKTGINHDKFSSGLKKSLFNYMHGINFELPLQEWFDFKIPRTTIHPDYIHDSLLEDEDFKFKANSKVVFLTKNVIAENRVKNKKKYSGTYTLLTFHLKTNIVKVEMEQDKAEWLMTILEEHSIDNQKKPTAQQLKTQFEENFEDFELFWFSKPMQQLKENGVILSL